In Streptomyces dangxiongensis, one DNA window encodes the following:
- a CDS encoding MMPL family transporter, which translates to MGNTEVRVRGLAARAGGWSARHRWAAVGIWVLFVVLAMGLGSAAGRTDVDENDQLKGETHTAAEIIDDAGIKEPASETVLIQSEDGSVGATGGEFRTAVTDVVKALDGTGRVTDVTSPYDTHTISRDGHSALVRFDLRGDAETAADRIEPVLNAVAGVRAHHGSLRIEEIGGASMQKQYKDAFGNDFQQAEYSAVPVALGILLIAFGALVAALLPVALAVTAIMATMGLMGLVSHLQPMSDTANSVMLLVGMAVGVDYCLFYLRREREERAAGRDPGTALRIAAATSGRAVIVSGVTVCVAMAGMLFTGLAEFEAMGLASLMVVAVAMVGSVTVLPALLSLLGGRVEKGRLPFPDRRRPRRGTTDGGSRFWTAVLRGVLARPLVSVLVAAGALLAVAAPALGMKTQQLTLDQEFGDSLPIVQTYNRVNDAFPGGTAPAQVVVRAKDIDSPGVRRALADFRKRAVTSGASHGPVDVKVYGARNVALVSVPLVGGSDLDRATTSLVTLRDEVRPATLGRVEGVQAPVTGQVAGNHDFNDQLMGSVVPVFAFVVVFAFLLMLLSFRSLTVAITSIVLNLLSVAAAYGILVAVFQHGWGASLVGAEGVGAIVTWLPLFLFVILFGLSMDYHVFVVSRIREARMRGLATKDAIRHGVVTTAGVVTSAAVIMVAVFAIFGTLSMQSMKQMGVGLAAAVLIDATVIRGVLLPAVMALLGERNWYLPKWLHRLPDLTHDEVPEAVATPVPDRGERLTV; encoded by the coding sequence ATGGGGAACACAGAGGTACGGGTACGGGGGCTGGCCGCCCGCGCCGGCGGCTGGAGCGCCCGGCACCGCTGGGCCGCCGTCGGCATATGGGTGCTGTTCGTCGTCCTGGCGATGGGGCTGGGCTCGGCGGCGGGCCGGACCGACGTCGACGAGAACGATCAGCTCAAGGGCGAGACGCACACCGCCGCGGAGATCATCGACGACGCCGGGATCAAGGAGCCGGCCTCCGAGACCGTGCTGATCCAGTCGGAGGACGGCTCCGTCGGGGCCACCGGCGGCGAGTTCCGCACGGCCGTCACCGATGTCGTCAAGGCCCTCGACGGCACCGGCAGGGTCACGGACGTGACCTCGCCGTACGACACGCACACCATCTCCCGTGACGGCCACAGCGCCCTGGTGCGGTTCGACCTGCGCGGTGACGCCGAGACCGCCGCCGACCGGATCGAGCCGGTCCTGAACGCCGTCGCCGGGGTGCGCGCGCACCACGGCTCGCTGCGGATCGAGGAGATCGGCGGCGCCAGCATGCAGAAGCAGTACAAGGACGCCTTCGGGAACGACTTCCAGCAGGCCGAGTACTCGGCGGTGCCGGTGGCACTCGGCATCCTGCTGATCGCGTTCGGCGCCCTGGTGGCCGCGCTGCTGCCGGTGGCCCTGGCGGTCACCGCGATCATGGCGACGATGGGCCTGATGGGCCTGGTCAGTCACCTGCAGCCGATGAGCGACACCGCCAACTCCGTGATGCTGCTGGTCGGCATGGCCGTCGGCGTCGACTACTGCCTGTTCTACCTGCGCCGCGAGCGCGAGGAACGGGCCGCCGGGCGGGACCCGGGCACCGCCCTCAGGATCGCCGCGGCCACCAGCGGCCGGGCAGTCATCGTCTCCGGTGTCACCGTGTGCGTGGCGATGGCGGGCATGCTGTTCACCGGGCTCGCCGAGTTCGAGGCGATGGGCCTGGCCTCGCTGATGGTCGTGGCCGTCGCCATGGTCGGGTCGGTGACCGTGCTGCCGGCGCTGCTGTCGCTGCTCGGCGGGCGGGTCGAGAAGGGGCGGCTGCCGTTCCCGGATCGCCGGCGCCCGCGGCGGGGCACCACGGACGGCGGCAGCCGGTTCTGGACGGCCGTACTGCGCGGCGTGCTGGCCAGGCCGCTGGTCTCGGTCCTCGTCGCGGCCGGCGCGCTCCTCGCGGTCGCCGCGCCGGCGCTCGGCATGAAGACCCAGCAGCTCACCCTGGACCAGGAGTTCGGCGACTCGCTGCCCATCGTGCAGACGTACAACCGTGTCAACGACGCCTTCCCGGGCGGCACCGCGCCGGCCCAGGTCGTTGTCAGGGCCAAGGACATCGACAGCCCCGGGGTGCGGCGGGCCCTGGCCGACTTCAGGAAGCGGGCGGTCACCTCGGGCGCCTCGCACGGCCCGGTCGACGTCAAGGTGTACGGCGCGCGGAACGTCGCCCTGGTCTCCGTGCCGCTGGTCGGCGGCTCCGACCTGGACCGGGCGACGACGAGTTTGGTGACGCTGCGCGACGAGGTGCGGCCCGCCACGCTCGGCAGGGTCGAGGGCGTGCAGGCGCCGGTGACCGGGCAGGTCGCGGGCAACCACGACTTCAACGACCAGCTAATGGGCTCGGTCGTCCCGGTCTTCGCGTTCGTGGTCGTCTTCGCCTTCCTGCTGATGCTGCTGTCGTTCCGCTCGCTGACCGTCGCGATCACGTCGATCGTGCTCAACCTGCTGTCGGTGGCCGCCGCCTACGGCATCCTCGTCGCCGTCTTCCAGCACGGCTGGGGTGCTTCCCTGGTGGGCGCGGAGGGCGTCGGCGCGATCGTGACCTGGCTGCCGCTGTTCCTCTTCGTCATCCTGTTCGGACTGTCCATGGACTACCACGTGTTCGTGGTGTCCCGGATCCGCGAGGCCCGTATGAGGGGCCTCGCGACGAAGGACGCGATCCGGCACGGGGTGGTCACCACGGCCGGGGTGGTCACCAGTGCCGCCGTCATCATGGTCGCCGTCTTCGCGATCTTCGGCACGCTGTCCATGCAGTCGATGAAGCAGATGGGCGTGGGCCTGGCCGCGGCCGTGCTCATCGACGCGACGGTCATCCGAGGGGTGCTGCTGCCGGCGGTGATGGCGCTGCTCGGCGAGCGCAACTGGTACCTGCCGAAGTGGCTGCACCGGCTGCCGGACCTGACCCACGACGAGGTGCCGGAGGCGGTCGCGACGCCGGTGCCCGACCGGGGCGAGCGGCTGACCGTCTGA